The genomic segment tgggaggGTGACGCTGGGGTTgggtgggagctgtggaggggaagggggctcagggggggctGAGGGGTTTGGGAGGGTCTCAGGGGTGTCAGAGGGGTctgaggggggtttggggggtctcagaggggatttttggggtgttctgaggggttttgggggtgttttcccCGTTCccaatgggaattttgggaggGTGACGCTGGGGTTgggtgggagctgtggaggggaagggggctcagggggggctgagggggctcaggggggatttttgggggctcgggggggctgagggggctctggggggatttttggggtctcaggggggttctgaggggggtctggggggtcTGTTCCAGCCCCATCCAGGGATTCTGGGCTGGGGCctcattcccaaatcccaaatgaTCCCAAAtcatcccaaaaaccccaaatcatcCCAAATAACCCGAAATCATCCCAATAACCACGAATCATCCCCGAATCATCCCCGAATCATCCCAAATAACCCCAAATCATCCCAAATGATCCGAAATCATCCCAAGAATCCCAGATAATCCCAAATCATCCCAAACCATCTCTGAATCATCCCAAATGATCCCAAATCATCCTTGAATCATCCCAAATGGTCCCAAATGATCCTAAATCTCCCGAAATGATGCTAAATGATCCGAAATCATCCCAAGAATTCCAGATGATCCCAAATGATCCCAAATCATCCTAAATCATCCCTGAATCGTCCCAAATAACCCCAAATGatcccaaatcaccccaaatgATCTGAAATCATCCCAAGAATCCCAGATAATCCCAAATGATCCCAAACCATCTCTGAATCATCCCAAATGATCCCAAATCATCCTTGAATCATCCCAGATCATCCCAAATGGCCCCAAATGATCCGAAATCTCCCCAAATGATGCCAAATGATCCAAAATCATCCTAAGAATCCCAGATAATCCCAAATGATCCCAAATCATCCTAAATCATCCCTGAATCGTCCCAAATAACCCCAAATGatcccaaatcaccccaaatgATCCGAAATCATCCTAAGAATCCCAGATAATCCCAAATGATCCCAAACCATCTCTGAATCATCCCAAATGATCCCAAATGATCCGAAATCTTCCCAAATGATCCCAAGAATCCCAAATGATCCCAAATGATCCCAAACCATCTCTGAATCATCCCAGATGATCTCAAATCATCCCAAATCATCCCAAATGGTCCCAAATGATCCTAAATCTCCCCAAATGATCCGAAATCATCCCAAGAATCCCAGATAATCCCAAATGATCCCAAACCATCTCTGAATCATCCCAAATGATCCCAAATCATCCTTGAATCATCCCAGATCATCCCAATAACCCCAAATGATCCCAAATGATCCCAAATCATCCTAAATCTCCCCAAATGACCCCAAATGACCCCGGCCCCTCTCGCTCCAGCCAAGAAGCTGCCAAAGAACGAGCCCCAGAGCACGAGCGGCGCcggcggccggggccggggcgtgGATCTGCACGAGCAGAGCCCGCAGGGCCGGGGCCAGTGCTGCAGCAACTGAGGGATCTGCCCGAGGGATCCACTGGGATCCGGCCGGGATTCCAGCCCCAATCCAGCCCCAATCCAGCCGGGCTCGAGGCCGGATTCCAGCCCAGAtcccagccagcagagctgcagtgcctgAGGGGATCTGCCGGGATCCAGATGGGATCTGgcccagagcccagccaggaTCCGGCCCAGATCTAACTCGGATCCCAGCCAGGATCCCAGCCAGGATCTCACCAAGGATTCCAGACCGATCCCAGCCAGATCTCCATCAGATCCCAGCCAGGATCCCACCAAGGATTCCAGCCCGATTCCAGCCAGATCCCTGCCAGATCTCCATCAGATCCCAGCCAGATCTCAGCCAGGATTCCAGCCAGATCCCAGCCACATCTCCATCAGATCTCAGCCAGGATCCCACCAGGACCCAGCACAGATCCCAGCCAGGATCCCAGCCAGATCTCCATCAGATCCCAGCCCGatcccagccccaggctggtCACGCCGCTCCTCCAGCCCGGCACCGAGGCCCCGCCCTGGGACCCTCCCCGAGCTCCTCTTCCTGAAGCTTCCAAGGCTCCTCCTTGGCACCAGATCCCTCCTGGATCCTCCAGACCCCACCTGGATCCATCAGATCCCTCCTGGATCCTCCAGACCCCACCTGTTTCTGTCAGATCCCTCCTGGGTCCTCCAGACCCAACCCGGATCTTGCAGATCGCTCCTGGATCCTGCAGACCCCACACAGATACTCCAGATCCCACCTAGATCCTCCAGATCTCTTCTGGCTCCACCAGATCCCTCCTGGATTTTCCAAATCCCACTGGGattctccagacccttcctggCTCCACCCGATCTCACATGGATCCACCAGATCCCATCCAACTCAACCAGATCCCTCCTGGATCCTCCAGATCCCTCCTGGCTCCACCAGATCTCACACGGGTGCTCCAGGTCCCTCCTGGCTCCACCAGGTCCCTCCTGGATCCTCCAgatcccacctggctccaccAGATCCCATCCAAGTCCACCAGATCCCATCCAAGTCCACTAGATCCCTCCTGGCTCCACCAGATCCCTCCTGGCTCCACTAGATCCTACCTGGCTCCACCAGATCCCTCCTGGATTCTCCAGATTCCTCTTGGCTCCACCAGACTCCACCTGGATCCACCAGATCCCATCCAACTCCACCAGATCCCTCCTGGCTCCACCAGATCCTTCCTGGCTCCACCAGATCCCATCCAACTCCACCAGATCCCTCCTGGCTCCACCAGACCCCAATCCTGCTCCCGTTCCCGAGGCCGCTCGGCTGGGACTGGATTCCCGAGGATCCCTGGACTCTCCGTCCGTCCCCACCGGATCCCCGGGCCCGAGGACGCTGGGATCCCACCCCTCGGCACCCCCCGGGATCCGGGGAGCCCCGAGTGTCCCCTCCTGGGGGGCCGCTGGCACCCAGAGACCCCCGGGATGGATTTTCCAAGGGGCCGGCACCGATTTCGTTGGGATTTTGACGATTCCCGCCCCGTTCCCGGAGCTGCAGCGTCCCCGCGGCCCTCCCCGCAGGATCCCAAGTGCCTGGGGACATCcggggacactgaggggaccCTGAGCGCTGGGGGTGGCCCCGTGGCCAACGGCCCCGTGGTCGTGGTCACCCCACAGCGATGTCCTGGTGGTCATCTGGGCTGTGGTCACCTCACAGCGATGTCCCCTGGTCACCCCGGCCATGGCCACCCCACAGCAATGCCCCCGTGGGCATCTGGGCCGTGGTCACCCCACAGCGATGTCCCCTCAGTGACCCCGGCTGTAATCACCCCACAGCGATGTCCCCCTGGTCACCCCACAGCGATGTCCCCCTGGTCACCCCAGCCGTGGCCACCCCACAGCGATGTCCCCGTGGTCATCTGGGCCATGGCCACCCCACAGCAATGTCCCTGTGGTCAGCCCAGCCCTGGTCACCCCACAATGATGTCCCCGTGGTCATCTGGGCCATGGTCACTGCACAACGATGTCCCCATGGCTGTGGTCACCCCACAGTGATGTCCCCTCAGTGACCATGGCTGTGGTCACCCCACAGCGAtgtcccctcctgtcctggctgtggctgtgacGTCCCCCGATGATTCTGGCCTTGGTGGCACCATGGGGacaccctccccccccacccagTGGTCCTGGCCATGGTGGCCCCCAGGTGACATCCCCAGCTGGTCCCAGTGGTGGCCCCCAGGTGACATCCCCAGGTGATCCCATCCATGGTGGCCCCCAGGTGACATCCACAGGTGATCCCGGCCCTGGTGGCCCCCAGGTGACATCCCCAGGTGATCCCATCCATGGTGGCCCTCAAGTGACATCCCCAGGTGATCCTGGCCATGGTGGCCCCCAGGTGACATCCCCAGGTGATCCCATCCATGGTGGCCCTCAAGTGACATCCCCAGGTGATCCTGGCCATGGTGGCCCCCAGGTGACATCCCCAGCTGGTCCCAGTGGTGGCCCTCAGGTGACATCCCCAGATGATCCCGGCCCTGGTGGCCCCCAGGTGACATCCCCAGGTGATCCCATCCATGGTGGCCCCCAGGTGACATCCACAGGTGATCTCGGCCCTGGTGGCCCCCAGGTGACATCCCCAGGTGATCCCATCCATGGTGGCCCTGAAGTGACATCCCCAGCTGGTCCCAGTGGTGGCCCCCAGGTGACATCCCCAGGTGATCCCGGCCATGGTGGCCCCCAGGTGACATCCCCAGGTGATCCCATCCATGGTGGCCCTGAAGTGACATCCCCAGCTGGTCCCAGTGGTGGCCCTCAGGTGACATCCCCAGGTGATCCCGGCCATGGTGGCCCTCAGGTGACATCCCCAGGTGATCCCGGCCCTGGTGGCCCCCAGGTGACATCCCCAGGTGATCCCATCCATGGTGGCCCCCAGGTGACATCCCCAGGTGATCCCATCCATGGTGGCCCTCAGGTGACATCCCCAGCTGGTCCCAGTGGTGGCCCTCAGGTGACATCCCCAGCTGGTCCCAGTGGTGGCCCTCAGGTGACATCCCCAGGTGATCCCATCCATGGTGGCCCTCAGGTGACATCCCCAGCTGGTCCCAGTGGTGGCCCTCAGGTGACATCCCCAGGTGATCCCGGCCCTGGTGGCCCCCAGGTGACATCCCCAGCTGGTCCCAGTGGTGGCCCTCAGGTGACATCCCCAGATGATCCCGGCCCTGGTGGCCCCCAGGTGACATCCCCAGGTGATCCTGGCCATGGTGGCCCCCAGGTGACATCCCCAGCTGGTCCCAGTGGTGGCCCCCAGGTGACATCCCCAGGTGATCCCATCCATGGTGGCCCCCAGGTGACATCCCCAGGTGATCCCATCCATGGTGGCCCTCAGGTGACATCCCCAGCTGGTCCCAGTGGTGGCCCTCAGGTGACATCCCCAGGTGATCCCATCCATGGTGGCCCTCAGGTGACATCCCCAGGTGATCCTGGCCATGGTGGCCCCCAGGTGACATCCCCAGGTGATCTCGGCCCTGGTGGCCCCCAGGTGACATCCCCAGCTGGTCCCAGTGGTGGCCCTCAGGTGACATCCCCAGGTGATCCCGGCCATGGTGGCCCCCAGGTGACATCCCCAGGTGATCCCATCCATGGTGGCCCCCAGGTGACATCCCCAGGTGATCCTGGCCATGGTGGCCCCCAGGTGACATCCCCAGGTGATCCCATCCATGGTGGCCCCCAGGTGACATCCCCAGGTGATCCCATCCATGGTGGCCCTCAGGTGACATCCCCAGCTGGTCCCAGTGGTGGCCCTCAGGTGACATCCCCAGCTGGTCCCAGTGGTGGCCACGTTGTCCCTCCCTGCCGATCCCAGCCATGGCCACCCCCCAGGTGCCACCCCCCGctttgtccctgtccccatcccggggccATCCCGGTTTGCACTTTATGGTCAGATGTCCCCTCTGGCCACCCTTGGgtgctgtccccgtgtccccagggggGTGGCAGCGAGGGGGCAACGAGGGGCCAGCGGTTGCCACCCCCACCCTGCCCGTGGTCCTGGTCCCTTCTGGAGCTGGAGGGACCCTCGGTGtcccccaccctgtcccagggGTGCTGCCAGGCCAGGGAGGGACACCCCGAAATTTGGGACACCTCAAGGTGAGGACAACCCCAAAAttgggacaccccaaaattgGAATAGCTCGAATTTgggggcaccccaaaatgggGACACCCCCAAAATTTGGAACACCCTAAAACTGGGGATGCCCCCAAATTTGGGATAGCTCAAggtggggacaccccaaaattgGGATAGCTCGAATTTGGGGACACCCCAAAGTGGGGACACCCCCAAAATTTGGAACACCCTAAAACTGGGGACACCCCCAAAATGGGGATACCCCAAATTGGAGACACCCCAAGGTAGGGACACCCCCAAAAttgggacaccccaaaattgGAATAGCTCGAATTTGGGGACACTCCAAAATGGGGACACCCTCAAATTTGGGATACCTCGAATTTGGGGACACCCCAAGGTGGGAACACCCCGAAATTTGGGATACCTCAGATTTGGAGACACCCCAAAATGGGGACACACCGAATTGGAGACACCCCAAAAGTGGGAACACCCCCGAAATTTGGGATACCCCGAATTGGAGACACCCCAAGGTGGGAACACCCCCAAAactggggacaccccaaattCGAGACACCCCAAAACTGAGGCCACCCCCAAATTTGTGCCCCCCCCAAGCTGAGGACACCCCAAAAGCGGGGCCACCCCGAGGTGCGCTGTGGGGTGGAGGGACCCGGTCCCGTATGAAGCCCCCAGGGCGGGGGCAGAGCCCGCGGGGCCACCCCGGGGACCCTCGGGGCCACCCCGGGGCCACCCCGGGGCCATTCCCGGGGCCACCCCGGGGACCCTCGGGGCCACCCCGGGGCCATTCCCGGGGCCATTCCCGGGGCCACCCCGGGGCCATTCCCGGGGCCATTCCCGGGGCCATTCCCGGGGCCACCCCGGGGACCCTCGGGGCCACCCCGGGGCCATTCCCGGGGCCACCCCGGGGCCATTCCCGGGGCCATTCCCGGGGCCACCCCGGGGACCCTCGGGGCCACCCCGGGGCCATTCCCGGGGCCATTCCCGGGGCCACCCCGGGGACCCTCGGGGCCACCCCGGGGCCATTCCCGGGGCCACCCCGGGGACCCTCGGGGCCACCCCGGGGCCATTCCCGGGGCCATTCCCGGGGACCCTCGGGGCCACCCCGGGGCCATTCCCGGCGCCTCTGGAATTGTCCCCAAGGtggggacccccccaggacccccccatGTCCCAGCCCTGGACCAAACGGGGacactgcagctccttcctctctcatttttttgtggtttcttcctcttttttttgattttttttccccttttatttctcttttttttcctctttttttttcctcttttcccccccttttatttatctttttttccctctttttttctctttttttctcttttttcctctttttttccccttttatttctctttttttctcttttttcctcttttttttctcttttcccccctttttctttctttttccctctttttttcttttttctgtttttcctctttttttcctctttttttcctctttttttcctctttttttcctctttttttcctctttttttcctcttttttcctctttttcctctttttcctctttttcctcttttttcctcttttttcctctttttcctctttttcctctttttcctctttttccctctttttccctcttttttcctcttttttcccccttttcccccccttttcccccccttttccccccttccccccccttttccccctcttttccccctcttttccccctcttttcccctctttttcccctctttattctcgtttttttttcttttcaggtctttttttttggttgtttttttccttttttctgttcgTTCTTTTGCTTTGGGAAGCTCCTCCCTCTCGGTGAAATAACAATCGTGGTAACCACACAACTCGGTCGCTGATTTACCGATGTATTTAATGTAAAGTAAAACGGAACAACGataaaaaaaaacaccaaaaaaacccaaaaaaacacaaaaaaaaaaaaagggggggaaaaaaaccccccccaaaaccaaaaaaattcccaactTTTTGTGTGCTCAGGGAGGGGACGCGGCGACAACGCGGCCACCGCTGCTGGCACCGGCGAGGAACCGCGGAGCCATCCGGTGCCAGCTGCCGGCCCTGCCCTGATAACGCTTATCAGAGTTCGCAGCTGCGTGGcggctctttttttttttttttttttgccgtTTTTTGCCGGTTATTTACCcaaattcccactgggaaatTCGGGGAGCGGCGCTGCCCCTTTAAATCCGCGTGGCCGCTCTCTTAAAGACcccctctgcctctgctggTGTTGCCCCTTTAAGGCGGTGCTGGTGGGGTCCACCCGGAGGGAGGCCACGCCCACGTGGGCCCCGCTAAAGTAAACAGAGGGGGCGTGGCCAGAGAGCTCGCGCCCTCCGCGAGGCCACGCCCACCGCGCCCCTCTTAAAGCGGCCGTGCCCGCACGGACATCGCGGGACCGGAACCGTTACGCAGGTGCGCGGCGGGGACGAGCGGGAGCGCGGTGGGGCTGGGGACAACCGGGACCGGGGTGGGACTGGGGCGGAAAACTCTGAGCCAACACCGGGGTgaggctgaggggagggagAACCGGgaccctgctggggctggcggGAAAACAACCGGGaccgggggtggggggggggtttggggacaaCAGGGAGCGGGCTGGGCCTACGGCGGGGACAGCCGGGACCGGGATGGCGCTGAGGACAACCGGGATCggggtgggggaaggaaggaccgggaccgggaccgcgCTGGGGGCAACCGGGTTCggggtgggggaaggaagaaCCGGGACCGGGCTGGGGGAAAAACAACCGGGAGCGGGCTGGGGCTGGCGGGGGACACAACTGGGACCGACCGGGCTGAGGAGGCGACAACCGGGACCGAACTGGGGGAGGGGACAACCGGAatcgggctggggctgggtggggaaCAACGGGGatcgggctggggctgggtggggaaCAACGGGGatcgggctggggctggggggcagaaCCGGGACCGGGCTGGGACTGGTGGGGAGGAAGAACCGGGACCGGGCTGGGGCAGCGGGACAGAACTGGGACCGGGCTGGGActgggggggaggaagaaccGGGACCGGGCTGGGGCAGCGGGACAGAACCGGGACCGGGCTGGGGCAGCGGGGGCAGAACTGGAGCGGGCGGGGAGGCGAACCGGGCGCGGTCGTGTCGCAGCAGAGGTCCCTGATCGCCGCTTTCCCCGGCAGCGTCACCGGGGCCGTTTCCCGGTACCGGTGCCCAGTGCCCGCCGCAGCTCCGCTCTCCCGTTCCGCCGCCGCCGCGATGCTGCTGCTCCGGGCCATGGCCGGGCGCAGGTAAGAGCGgcccccccggtgtccccccggtgtccccccggtGTCGCCGGCGCCGCCgtgaccccgctgtccccgcaggCTCCCGCCGCTGACGCAGCTGCACCGCGGCTGCTCCCGCTTGGCCGCCGGTAGCGCGGCcccggggggacaccggggggcGGCCCCGGTGCTGGCGGCGCTGCTGGGGCTCGGCGCCGTCCTGGCCTACGGAGAGCGGCGGCGGAGGGTGAGCGACAGCGCGGTGACAGCGGGGTGGTGGCGCCGGGATGGCACCGGGCGGggtggggtggtggtggggggggggggggtgacaCCTCTGGGGCCTTCCCCGGGTCGATGACACCGGGGGTGCGGTTGGATCCTGACGGGGCGGATCCCGGTGAGAGGTGACACCGGGACAGCGGGAACACAGGagggggtggcaccggggggTGGATCCCGAGGGAAGAGGGTGGCACCGGGGACGGGGTGGCACCGGGAGAGGGGGACTCGGGGAGGGGGTGGCACCGGGAGAGGGGGATCACGGGGAGGGGGTGGCATGGGGATAGGGGAATCACGGGAGAGGGTGGCACCGGCATAGGGGGATCACGGGAGGGGGTGGCACCGGGAGAGGGGGATCACGGAGcgggggtggcaccgggatAGGGGGATCACGGGAGAGGGTGGCACCGGGATAGGGGGATCACGAGAGAGGGTGGCACCGGGATAGGGGGATCACGGGGAGGGGGTGGCACCGGGAGAGGGGGATCACGGGGAGGGGGTGGCACCGGGATAGGGGGATCACGGGAGAGGGTGGCACCGGGATAGGGGGATCACGGGAGAGGGTGGCACCGGGATAGGGGGATCACGGGAGGGGGTGGCACCGGCATAGGGGGATCACGGGGAGGGGGTGGCACCGGGATAGGGGGATCACGGGAGAGGGTGGCACCGGGATAGGGGGATCACGGGAGGGGGTGGCACCGGGAGAGGGGGATCACGGGGAGGGGGTGGCACCGGGAGAGGGGGATCACGGGGAGGGGGTGGCACCGGGATAGGGGGATCACGGGAGGGGGTGGCACCGGGATAGGGGGATCACGGGAGAGGGTGGCACCGGGAGAGGGGGATCACGGGGagggggtggcaccgggacaGGGGGATCACGAGAGAGGGTGGCACCGGGATAGGGGGATCACGGGAGAGGGTGGCACCGGGATAGGGGGATCACGGGAGGGGGTGGCACCGGGATAGGGGGATCACGGGAGAGGGTGGCACCGGGATAGGGGGATCACGGGAGGGGGTGGCACCGGGAGAGGGGGATCACGGGAGAGGGTGGCACCGGGACAGGGGGATCACGAGAGAGGGTGGCACCGGGATAGGGGGacctggggagggggtggcaTCGGGATAAGGGGATCACGGAGcgggggtggcaccgggacaGAGGATCACGGGAGAGGGTGGCACCGGGACAGGGGGATCACGGGGtgggggtggcaccgggacaGGGGGACCTGGGAGagggggtggcaccgggacaGGGGGATCACGGAGcgggggtggcaccgggacaGAGGATCACGGGagggggtggcaccgggacGGG from the Corvus moneduloides isolate bCorMon1 chromosome 30, bCorMon1.pri, whole genome shotgun sequence genome contains:
- the LOC116436620 gene encoding collagen alpha-5(IV) chain-like, coding for MILALVAPWGHPPPPPSGPGHGGPQVTSPAGPSGGPQVTSPGDPIHGGPQVTSTGDPGPGGPQVTSPGDPIHGGPQVTSPGDPGHGGPQVTSPGDPIHGGPQVTSPGDPGHGGPQVTSPAGPSGGPQVTSPDDPGPGGPQVTSPGDPIHGGPQVTSPGDPGHGGPQVTSPGDPGPGGPQVTSPGDPIHGGPQVTSPGDPIHGGPQVTSPAGPSGGPQVTSPGDPGPGGPQVTSPAGPSGGPQVTSPDDPGPGGPQVTSPGDPGHGGPQVTSPAGPSGGPQVTSPGDPIHGGPQVTSPGDPIHGGPQVTSPAGPSGGPQVTSPGDPIHGGPQVTSPGDPGHGGPQVTSPGDLGPGGPQVTSPAGPSGGPQVTSPGDPGHGGPQVTSPGDPIHGGPQVTSPGDPGHGGPQVTSPGDPIHGGPQVTSPGDPIHGGPQVTSPAGPSGGPQVTSPAGPSGGHVVPPCRSQPWPPPRCHPPLCPCPHPGAIPVCTLWSDVPSGHPWVLSPCPQGGGSEGATRGQRLPPPPCPWSWSLLELEGPSVSPTLSQGCCQAREGHPEIWDTSR
- the LOC116436622 gene encoding vegetative cell wall protein gp1-like; translated protein: MDPPDPIQLNQIPPGSSRSLLAPPDLTRVLQVPPGSTRSLLDPPDPTWLHQIPSKSTRSHPSPLDPSWLHQIPPGSTRSYLAPPDPSWILQIPLGSTRLHLDPPDPIQLHQIPPGSTRSFLAPPDPIQLHQIPPGSTRPQSCSRSRGRSAGTGFPRIPGLSVRPHRIPGPEDAGIPPLGTPRDPGSPECPLLGGRWHPETPGMDFPRGRHRFRWDFDDSRPVPGAAASPRPSPQDPKCLGTSGDTEGTLSAGGGPVANGPVVVVTPQRCPGGHLGCGHLTAMSPGHPGHGHPTAMPPWASGPWSPHSDVPSVTPAVITPQRCPPGHPTAMSPWSPQPWPPHSDVPVVIWAMATPQQCPCGQPSPGHPTMMSPWSSGPWSLHNDVPMAVVTPQRCPLLSWLWL